In a single window of the Candidatus Flexicrinis proximus genome:
- a CDS encoding helix-turn-helix transcriptional regulator, producing MPASNPHDLLPLQPAAFHILVALADGEKHGYSIMQETERATGGEFKLWPGTLYTSIKRLLDSGLIAESDERPDPSLDDQRRRYYKLTDLGRTTIALEAERLRKLVQLADQRRLTGGGTT from the coding sequence ATGCCCGCATCCAACCCGCACGACCTGCTCCCTCTTCAGCCGGCGGCATTTCATATTCTGGTTGCACTGGCTGACGGCGAAAAACACGGTTACAGCATCATGCAGGAGACCGAGCGCGCGACCGGCGGGGAATTCAAGTTGTGGCCTGGGACGCTTTACACGTCGATCAAGCGACTGCTCGATTCCGGACTGATCGCCGAGAGTGACGAACGGCCCGACCCGTCGCTGGACGACCAGCGCCGCCGCTACTACAAGCTGACCGATCTGGGGCGGACGACCATCGCCCTCGAAGCCGAGCGGCTGCGCAAACTGGTCCAGCTGGCCGACCAGCGGCGCCTTACCGGCGGGGGCACAACATGA
- a CDS encoding ABC transporter substrate-binding protein produces MLVMVMAVAWGGASAQELTPVSLQLQWVAQSQFAGYYAAVAQGFYEAEGLDVTILEGAVEIVPQQVVASGGAQFGIAWVPKVLQSREAGADLVNIAQIFQRSGTLEVSFVDAGITSVADLGGKKVGTWGFGNEHELFAALRAEGIDPNNAEDVTIVQQPFDMSLLLNGEVDAAEAMTYNEYAQVLEQVNPATGELYQPEDLNVINFNDVGTAMLQDHIFTSEAWLAEEGNEEIAVKFIKASIKGWIFCRDNFDECVDIVLENGPTLGEGHMRWQLNEINRLIWPSPEAGVGSMDEDLWAQTVAVALEGEVITAEPTEGAWRGDLVAAALEALHAEDMEVDLVGAEWEALEVEITPGGE; encoded by the coding sequence ATGTTGGTGATGGTTATGGCGGTGGCCTGGGGCGGCGCGAGCGCCCAGGAACTGACACCGGTCAGCCTCCAGTTGCAGTGGGTCGCCCAGTCGCAGTTTGCCGGCTATTACGCGGCAGTGGCGCAGGGCTTTTACGAGGCTGAGGGCCTCGATGTGACCATCCTTGAAGGCGCGGTCGAAATCGTGCCGCAGCAGGTTGTGGCCTCGGGCGGCGCGCAGTTCGGTATCGCCTGGGTTCCCAAGGTGCTGCAATCGCGTGAAGCCGGCGCCGATCTGGTCAATATCGCCCAGATTTTCCAGCGCAGCGGTACGCTCGAAGTCTCGTTCGTCGATGCCGGAATCACCTCGGTCGCCGATCTGGGCGGCAAGAAAGTCGGCACCTGGGGCTTTGGCAATGAGCACGAGCTGTTCGCAGCCCTGCGCGCCGAAGGAATCGACCCGAACAATGCCGAAGATGTCACCATCGTCCAGCAGCCGTTCGATATGTCTCTGCTGCTCAATGGCGAAGTCGACGCGGCCGAAGCGATGACCTACAACGAATATGCACAGGTTCTGGAACAGGTCAACCCGGCCACCGGCGAACTCTACCAGCCGGAAGACCTGAACGTCATCAACTTCAACGATGTCGGCACGGCGATGCTCCAGGACCACATCTTCACCAGCGAAGCATGGCTGGCCGAAGAAGGCAACGAAGAGATTGCCGTCAAGTTCATCAAAGCGTCGATCAAGGGCTGGATTTTCTGCCGCGATAACTTTGACGAGTGCGTCGACATTGTCCTCGAAAACGGCCCGACCCTCGGTGAAGGCCACATGCGCTGGCAGTTGAACGAAATCAACCGCCTGATTTGGCCGTCGCCTGAAGCTGGCGTGGGGTCGATGGACGAAGACCTGTGGGCGCAGACGGTTGCCGTCGCGCTTGAAGGCGAAGTCATCACTGCCGAGCCGACCGAAGGCGCCTGGCGCGGCGATCTGGTCGCGGCGGCGCTGGAAGCCCTGCACGCCGAAGACATGGAAGTCGACCTGGTCGGCGCAGAGTGGGAAGCGCTGGAAGTCGAAATCACCCCCGGCGGCGAATAA